GCCTCGCACTTCGTCTGGACCAACCGGTCCAAGGAAAGCCTGACCCTGGACCTCAAGCAGCCCGGCGCGCTGGCGGTGCTGTGGCAACTGGTGGCGCGCGCCGACGTGCTGGTGCAGAACCTCGCGCCGGGCGCCGCCGCGCGCATGGGCCTGGGCTACGACGCGTTGCGGCAGCAGCACCCGCGGCTGGTGGTGTGCGACATCTCGGGCTACGGCGAGGACGGCCCGTACCGCGACAAGAAGGCCTACGACCTGCTGATCCAGAGCGAGGCCGGCTTCCTGTCGGTCACCGGCACGCCCGAGGATCCCAGCAAGGCCGGCATCTCGGTGGCCGATATCGCCGCCGGCATGTACGCCTACACGAGCATCCTGTCGGCCCTGCTGCTGCGCGACAAGACCGGCGAAGGCAGCCACGTGGATGTCTCCATGCTGGAGTCGCTGGCCGAATGGATGAGCTTCCCGCTCTACTACGCGTTCGACGGCGCGGCCCCGCCCCCGCGCGCCGGTGCCTCGCACGCCAGCATCTATCCCTACGGCCCGTTCCAGGCCGGCGATGGCGGCACCGTCATGCTGGGCCTGCAGAACGAACGCGAGTGGAAGGCCTTCTGCGAAGGGGTGCTGCAGGACGCCTCGCTCGCCGCCGATCCGCGGTTCGCCAGCAACGCCGCGCGCAACGAGCACCGCGACGAGCTCCGGGCGCTGATCCTCGCCACCTTCGCCGGCCTCGCCACGCAGGACGTGCTGGACCGGCTGGAGCAGGCGCAGATCGCCAATGCCCGCATGAACGACATGGCCGGCCTGTGGGCGCATCCGCAGCTGGCCGCCCGGCAGCGCTGGCGCCAGGTGCAGTCGCCCGCCGGCGCCCTGCCCGCCCTGCTGCCGCCCGGCCGCACCGACCGCTTCGAGCACCGCATGGATCCGGTGCCGGCCATCGGCGAGCACACCGACGCCATCCTGCGCGAGTTGGGGCTGGCCGAGGCCGAGATCGCCGGCTTGCGCCACAGCGGCGCGATCTGACCTCACGCCTCGCTCCCGCGCGCTCGGGCTCGATGCGGGCGCGCGCGACCGCGTGGACGCGCGCGAGCGAGCGCGCGTGAGAGGCGGGCACATGCCCGTTCTCCGGCAGGGACAAGCCCGGCTCACGGTCTAAGTACTTCCCCCCGCAGCGCCGCGCCGGCGATTTGCCTAGCATGGGGGATCTTCCGATCACTTGGTTTCATCTTCAACCCAAGGAGAGCAGCATGCCGATCGAACATCCCTCCCGACGCAAGGTCCTGGTCACCGGGGCCGCCGTGGCAGGCGCGGTGGCCGTGCCCTTCATTGCTTCGGCGCAGTCGCCGCTCGTCGTCAAGTTCAGCCACGTGGTGGCGGACCAGACGCCCAAGGGCCAGGGCGCGGTGAAGTTCAAGGAAGTCGCCGAGAAGAAGCTGCCCGGCAAGGTGCAGGTCCAGGTGTTCCCCAACTCGCAGCTGTTCGGCGATGCCAAGGAGCTCGAGGCGCTGCTGCTGGGCGACGTGCACTTCATCGCGCCGTCGCTATCCAAGTTCGACCGCTACACCAAGAAGATCCAGGTGTTCGACCTGCCCTTCCTGTTCGACGACATGGAGGCCGTGGACCACTTCCAGTCCACTGCCCAGGGCAAGGCGCTGCTCGATGCCATGGTCGGCCGCGGCCTGCGCGGACTGGCCTATTGGCACAACGGGCTGAAGCAGTTGTCCACCAACCGCGACAAGCTCACCCGTCCCGAAGACGTGAAGGGCCTGAAGTTCCGCATCCAGGCCTCCGACGTGCTGGAGGCGCAGTTCCGCGCGCTCGGCGCCAATCCGCAGAAGATGGCCTTCGCCGAGGTGTACCAGGCTCTGCAGACCGGCGTGGTCGACGGCCAGGAGAACACCTGGTCCAACATCTACTCGCAGAAGTTCCACGAGGTGCAGAAGACCATCGCCGAGACCAACCATGGCGTGATCGACTACATGGTCGTGACCAACGCCAAGTGGTGGGACGGCCTTGCCGCCGACGTCCGCAAGGGCTTGTCGGAAGCCATGGCCGAAGCCACTGCGCACTCCAACAAGCTGGCGGCGGAGATCAACGAGTCAGACAAGAAGAAGATCGCCGACGCCGGCAAGGCCAAGATCCAGAAGCTGTCCAAGGACGATGTGGCCGCCTGGCGCAAGGCCATGGAGCCGGTCTGGAAGAAGTTCGAGGGCGACATCGGGGCCGACTTGATCGCCGCCGCCCAGAAGTCGAACAAGTAACCACAACACAGGCAGGGCCCGGTTTCTTCCCGGGCCCTTCTTACGTCCGATGCGCTGGCTCGAATACCTCGAAGAAGGCCTGGTGATCGTGCTGATGGCGGCCATGACCCTGGTCACCTTCATGCAGGTGGTCGCCCGCTACGTGTTCAACTACAGCTTCGTCTGGGCGCTGGAAATCACCGGCGTCATGTTCGCGTGGCTGATCTTCATCGGCATGTCGTATGGCGTGCGGGTGGGTGCGCATATCGGCGTCGACCTGCTGGTGCGCTCGCTGGGCAGGAACGCGGCGCGCGCCGTCGGGGCAGTCGCCGCGGCGCTGTGCATCGTCTACGCCCTCATCGTGGCGTGGGGCGGCTGGCAGTACGTGAGCAAGATGCACGACGTCGGCATCCTGATGCAGGACATCCCGATCCCGCAGTGGATTCCCCGGCTGGTCGTTCCGCTGGGATTCGCCCTGCTGGCGTTCCGCTTCGCGCAGGTGCTGTGGCGCAGCTTGTCGGGCCAGGAGGTGCACCTGCTGGGCGACGAGGCCCAGGAGGCCCTGAAGCTGCAGGAAGAAGAAGGCGCGGGGGGGCGCAAGTGACCATCGCCGTCCTGTTCATCCTGCTGTTCGTGTTCATGGTGCTGGGCATGCCCATCGCCATCGCGCTCGGCCTGTCCTCGCTGGCGACCATCCTGCTGTTCGCGCAGGACTCGCTGGCGTCGCTCTCGCTCAAGCTGTACGAGACGTCCGAGCATTACACGCTGCTGGCCATTCCGTTCTTCATCCTGGGCGGCTCGTTCATGACCACCGGCGGTGTCGCGCGCCGCATGATCCGCTTCGCCAATGCCTGCATCGGGCATCTGCGCGGCGGCCTGGCCATGGCTTCGGTGATGGCCTGCATGCTGTTCGCGGCCGTGTCGGGCTCGTCGCCGGCCACCGTGGTGGCCGTGGGTTCGATCGTGATCGCCGGCATGGTCAAGGCCGGCTACCCGCAGAGCTTCGCCGCCGGCGTGATTTGCAATGCCGGCACGCTGGGCATCCTGATCCCGCCGTCGATCGTGATGGTGGTGTACGGCGCCGCCACCGAGACCTCGGTCGGCAAGCTGTTCATGGCCGGCGTGATCCCGGGCATCCTGCTCGGCCTGTGCCTGATGGTCGCGATCTACATCCGGGCCCGCATCCTCGACCTGCCGCGCCAGCCCCGCGCCACGCTCCGCGACGTGCTGACCTCCGGGCGCGACTCGCTGTGGGGCCTGCTGCTGGTGGTGATCATCCTGGGCGGCATCTACGGCGGCATCTTCACGCCCACCGAAGCGGCTGCCGTGGCGGCGGTGTACGCCTTCATCATTGCCGTGTTCGTCTATCGCGACATCGGCATGCGCGACGTCCCGCGGGTGCTCCTGGAGTCGGGCAAGGTCACGATCATGCTGATGTTCATCGTGGCCAATGCACTGCTGTTCGCACACGTGCTGACCACCGAGCGGATCCCGCAGACGATTGCCGAGACCATCGTTGGCTGGGGCATGCCGGCCTGGCAGTTCCTGGTGGTGGTCAACATCCTGCTGCTGATTGCGGGCATGTTCATGGAGCCCACCGGCATCATCCTGATCCTGGCGCCCATCCTGTTCCCGATCGCCATGCGGCTAGGCATCGACCCGGTGCACCTGGGGATCATCATGGTGGTCAACCTGGAGATCGGCATGGTCACGCCCCCGGTCGGGCTGAACCTGTTCGTCACGGCCGGCATCACACGCATGACCATCATGACCGTGGCCCGTGCCGCCCTGCCCTGGACCCTGGTGCTGCTGGCCTTCCTGATCTTCGTCACCTACGTACCCTCGGTGACGCTGCTGCTGCCCAACCTGCTGTTCTGACGCGAGTCGCGCCCGCCTTCAGCGTGACCTCGCGGATCCGTACGTCGCCACCCCGAATCGTCGCCAGACGGCCACCACCAGCGCCGCCATGGCCGCGGCCGCCAGCGCCAGCAGGCTCCAGTTCAGCGCGTCGGGCTGCTCCAGCACGCGGCGTACGCGCCCGGCCAGCAGGAGCGCCAGCGCGATCGGCGGCACCAGGCCGACCGCGGTGCCGACAAGGAAGTCGCGCAAGCGCACGTGCGAGGCGCCGGCCACCAGGTTCAGCTTGGCGAACGACGCCAGCGGCAGCAAGCGCAAGGCCGCCACCGCCAGCGGCCCGTTGCGCGCCAGCCGCCGCGTGATCTCGTTCAGCCGCGCGCCGGCGATGCGGCGCACGGCGCTGCGGCCGATCAGCCGGCCTGCCGCGTAGTTGGCCGTGGCGCTGAGCAGCGCGCCCCCGGTGGCGAACAGCGCGGCCGCCAGCGGGTCGTAGGCGAAGCAGGTAGCGACGATCAGCAGGGACAGCGGCATGCCCAGCAGGCCCGCCATCACGTAGGCGCCGAGCAACGCCAGCGGCGCCGCCGGCGCCTCGGACAGCGCGCGCAGCGGGACCGGCGCCAGCCACTCGCGCAGCGGCGTCCAGCGCCAGGCGATCGCGAACAGGGTGATCCCGGCCAGCACCAGGGCAAAGCCGATCACCCGCCCGGCCATCGATCGCGCCAGGTCGGGCGGTACGAACTCCTGCATCAGCACCTCGGGGTCGGCCGGGCGCTCCGGGTCGATCAGCGCGCCGGCGGGCAGGATCATCTCCAGCTCAGGCGTGACCGGCGGGTCGATGGGCAGCAGCGTGCGCCCGGGCCGCCGCAGCGATTCCACCGCCGGCACCAGCCGGCCGCCCTGGCTCGCGATCGCTTCCGCCACGGCTGCCGCCGGGACGTCCAGGTGCTCACCCAGCAGGCGGTCGCGCAGCCCGGCGATGGCGCGGCGGATGCGCTCGTTGCCGCCGGCCTCGATCACGAGGTTGCACTCGGTATCGAAGCCCATCGAGCGGTTGTTGAAGTTGGCCGATCCCACGCTGCACAGCTCATCGTCGACCACCAGCACCTTGCTGTGCACGTTCAGCAGTTGCGCGGCGTCCAGCTCCGGGATGTGCGGATAGAACAGCCGGTAGCGGCCCAGGCTATCGGCGGCCTGCAGCCGCTGGTGCAGGCGACCGCGCAGCGCGCCCATGGTGCGTGCCTCCAGCCAGCCTTCTTCCGTGAGGCGCGACACCACCAGCACGTCCGGCGCCGCCGGCGACCGCAGGCGCTCCTCCAGCGCCGCGCCGACCCCGCTGGAGCTGAAGTACTGGTTCTCCAGGTACAGCGTCCGGCGCGCCGCGGCGATGCCGTCCAGGTACAGCTGGCGGATCTCCTCCACCGCCGGCCAGGAAGGCCAGCCCGGATCGGTGCGGGCGATGGCCACCGGCAGGTCGGTGGCTTCCGGGCGCACCTGCGGCGGCCAGGGATCGTGCGAGGCGGGTCCGCCGAGGGGCGGGGTGCGTTCGCCCAGCCGCGCCCAGCGCTGGCGGCACAGCTCGCCCAGTGCGCGCGCCGCGTCGCCGTCGACCAGCGCCTGCACGTCGTGGTTGGGCCGGGCCTGCCGTCCCTGCACGTCGCGCCGGTGCGGCTGCTCGCGCCGGTGCTCGGGCGTGTCCCAGCGGCCATGGGTCAGGTCCAAGCCGCCGACGAAGGCTACGGCATCGTCGACCACCACCACCTTCTGGTGGTGCGAGCCGCTGGGCGGGTGGCGGGCATCGAGCTTGAAGTGCAGCCGCGGATGCGGACCGGCGCGCCAGCCCAGCTTGTAGAGCGGGAACCACTTGCGGTCGCCGGCCATCACCACCGCGAAATCCCAGCACAGGACGTGCATCCGCAGTTCGCGGTTGCGATGCACGACCTCGCGCAGGAACGGCCCGAGCGCGCGCGGCCAGCCGTCGTCGGCGCCGCCGGGCACCAGTTCGATGTCGGTGTCGATGTCCCAGCCGAGGATGAAGACGCTGTGGCGGGCGCGCGAGATCGCCGAGCGCACCGCCGCAAAATAGTCGGCGCCATCGACCAGGAAGGCCAGCCGGCGGGCCTGCTCGATGCGCCAGCAGTTGCGGCCCGGCTGCAGCAGCATGCCGGCTCCCTCAGGCCGGCAGCGGCCGGCCGGGCAGCTCGGGCGCCGGCGGCAGGCCGGTTGCCTGCAGGATCTCCCGCTCGCCGACCGTCTCGCGCTCCAGCAGGGCCTTGACCAGCGCATCGAGCGCCGGCCGGTGCTCGCGCAGCAGGCGCTTGGCCTGCTCGTGGCACTCGTTGATGATGCGGCTGACCTCGGCATCGACCAGCCGCGCCGTGTCCTCGCTGAACGGCTTGTCGCCGCCAACAAACCCGGCCGGGCCGCCCAGGTAGGGGTTCTGCCGCGGTGCCAGCTGCACCATGCCGATGGCATCGCTCATGCCCCAGCGCGTGACCATGCCGCGCGCCAGCTGCGTGGCCTGCTCGATGTCGTTCTCGGCGCCGGTGGTGCGGGTGCCATAGACCACCTCCTCGGCCGCCCGCCCGCCCAGCATGCCGACGATGCGGGCGCGCAGGTAGGCCTCGGGGTAGTTGTAGCGGTCGGTGGCGGGCCGCTGGTAGGTCACGCCCAGGGACTGCCCGCGCGGCACGATGCTGACCCGGTGCACCGGGTCGGCACCCGGCATCACCAGCCCCAGGATGGCATGGCCGCTCTCGTGGTACGCGATGCGCTCGCGGTCCTCGGGGCCGAGCAGCAGCGGCCGCTCGGGCCCCAGCACGATCTTCTCCAGCGCATCGAGGAAGTCCTTGTGGCGCACCTCGAGCTCGTCGCGCCGGGCCGCCAGCAGCGCCGCCTCGTTGACCAGGTTCTTCAGGTCGGCGCCGGAAAAGCCCGGCGTCGCCGAGGCCAGGTCGGCCAGGTGCGCGTCGGCGGCCAGCGGCACCTTGCGCGTGTGCACCTTCAGGATCGCCTCGCGGCCGACCTTGTCCGGCAGGTTGACCACCACCCGGCGGTCGAAGCGCCCGGGCCGCAGCAGGGCGCGGTCCAGCACGTCCGGCTGGTTGGTGGCGGCCAGCACGATGATGCCCTCGCGGCCAGTGAAGCCGTCCATCTCGGTCAGGATCTGCTGCAGCGTCTGTTCCTGCTCGCTGGCGCCGCCGATCGCCATCGGGCCGCGGGCGTGGCCGATGGCGTCGATCTCGTCGATGAAGATGATGGCCGGCGCGTGCTCGCGCGCCTGCTTGAACAGGTCGCGCACGCGGGCGGCGCCGACGCCGACGATCATCTCCACGAACTCGGCCGCGCTCATCGAGAAGAACGGCACGCCGGCCTCGCCCGCCACCGCCTTGGCCAGCAGCGTCTTGCCGGTGCCCGGCGAGCCGACCAGCAGCACGCCCTTGGGCGCGCTGCCGCCCAGCCGCGTGTACTTGTCGGGCGACCTGAGGAAGTCGACCACCTCGACCAGCTCGTTCTCGGCCTCGTCGATGCCGGCGACGTCGTCGAAGGTCACCCGCTGAGCGCCTTCCACGTCGTAGCGGCGCGCCTTGCTGCGGCCGATGCCCATCAGGCCGCCCATGCCCATGCCGCCGCCCTGCGCGGCGCGGCGGTACAGCCAGACGTAGAAGGCGATGATCAGGATCGCCGGCCCGAACCCGAACAGCAGCGTGGCCCAGCCGCTGCCCTCGCGGATCGGCACCGCGCTGATCTCGACGCCGTGCTCGATCAGGTACTGCTCGAGGCCGGGATCGACGAAGGCCGGCAGCTCGGTGGTGAAAACCGCCGACGTCTGCGGCTGGACCTGCTGCCAGCGCCGCGGGGCAGGCGGCTTGTTCTCCTGCCCGCTGGCCACCTCGGCGGGCGTGGGCCAGGTCACCGGCGCGGCGAAGCGGCCCTCGATGCTGGTGCCGCGGCTGTAGATCACCTCCACGTTGCGCTTGCCGGCCTCGGCCTTGAACACCGTGTAGGGCACCGACACCGGCTCGCCGGCCCCCGGGAACAACAGCCGCACCAGCAGGTAGTTGCCCAGCACGATGGCGATGAACACCAGCCAGGCGTTGCGCGGAGGCACGCGCGGCGGCATTCCGGGACTGCCGGGCGCCGGACGGCTTGGCGGCGACGCAGGGGACCGGCCGTTCATGCCGCCCCGGCTGCGCCGGCCGCCCGCAGGACTCGCCGGAGTGCGGCACCCCGGGGCCGAGAGGGATGGGGAAACGGCTGCATGGCGTGGGCGGCGACTCGGGCCACTCTATCAAAGGGGGCTGTTTTCCGGTGGCGGCACCTGCTTGCTGCTGGTTCCGCCCCCCGGAGCGGAATCCCTGCGATTGAAACAACTCCAGACGGGTATTCACGCCTCGTAACCAACGAAGCCGTGCGACTGTCGCGTTTAGCGGAACAAGAGCGGGTTCCACACTTGTGTTGAACGCCGAAGCCGCCTACCTTCGCTGCTTCAGGGACAGCAGTACAGAAGAACGACCATGCGCTGGTTCAAGTCCAACCTCCGCAACAGCATTTATGGACTGCTCGGGCACTCGCAGCCGCCGAGCCAGTCGACCCTCGACAACCGCCTCGAGGAGATCCGTGAAGCCATGCTCGACCTGGTCGGCGAGACCGCGTCGCAGGACTTCCCGCAACTCACGCGCCGCATCCGCTATGCCGGTGAAATCCAGGGCCTGTGGTACCTGCGCGGCGAACTGATGGCGGCGCTGGCGGCACGCCACGGCGAAACCATCGCCCGCGAGCAGATCGGCGGCATCACCACCCTCTTCAAGGGCGTGCTGCCGCCGGGACTGGCGGCGCGTCCGCGTCCGCTGCTGGGGTAGCGCGCCCTCCTCCGCCGCCGCCTTCGCGGGGGCAGGCTCCGAACGCGACGACCGCGCTATCGCGCTCGGGCGCGCGCGTCGCGCTGGGTTCCCGCCGTCGCGGGAACGACGGACATCAGTGCCGGTGCCCCCACAGCAGGAAGGCGTCGCGCCCTTCCACCGCCAGGTGCACTTCGGCGCCGACCGGCAGCGCCACCTTGGTGGGCACGTGGCCGAACGGCAGGCCCGTGAACACGGGCGCGCGCACCTGGGTGCGCAGCCAGTCCACGACCGTCTTGAGCTTGAAACCGCGGTCGTGCGGGGCCGGCTTGTAGTTGGTGAAGTGGCCGAAGACGATGGCCTTCTGCTGCCCGAGCACCCCGGCGTACAGCAGTTGCGTCAGCATGCGCTCGACCCGGTAGGGATGTTCGTGCACGTCCTCGATGAACAGGATGCCGCCCTTGATGGCCGGCAGCCAGGGCGTGCCGGCCAGCCCCGCCAGGATCGCCAGGTTGCCGCCCCACAGCGTGCCGTGCACCGGGCGCATGGCGTCGACCCGCTCGGCCGCGGGCAGCTGCCAGCCGGCGCCCTCGCCCTGCCCGCTGAGCAGGTCGTCGAAGCAGGCCTGCATGATCTCGTCGGCCCCGCCCTCGGGGCCGAAGTCCTCGCCCATCGCCGGGCCGGCCCAGGTCACGGCGCCGGTCTTCGCCAGCAGCGCGGCCTGCAGGGCGGTGAAGTCGCTCAGCCCGACCCAGTTCGTGCCCTTGGCCACCGACTTGGCGATCGCCTTGTACGGCAGGCGCGGCAGCAACCGCGTCAGGCCGTAGCCGCCGCGCGTGATCAGCGCGATGTCGGCGCCGCTGGCGGCGGCCCGGCCGATGGCGGCCAGCCGGGTGTCGTCGTCGCCGGCAAAGCGCATGTGGACGGCGAAGGCGGCGGGGTCGACCTCGACCTCGTGTCCCATCGCTTTCAGCCGCGCGATGCCGCGTCGCACGGCGGCCTTGTCGCGAACGGCGCTGGAGGGGGAATAGACGTAGATGTGGCTCATGAGGCGTGGAAGTATCCCACCGCCCTTTTCGCCACCGCCTCGCCGTGCTCCTGCACGAAGTGCCCGCCCTGCGCCACGACCATGGGTTCGGGGCAGCCGCGGATCTGCGTGCGCAATTCGTTCATCACCGGAACGCCCAGCACGGGGTCCTGGGCGCCGATCGCCATGAAGCTGCGGCCCTGCCACTCGCCGCGCCAGAAGTCGCGCGCGCGCCGCGACAGCTCGGCGCCGTCGGCCGCCGGCGAGTCCGGCACCATCGGCGGAAAGGCGCGCAGCGCCGCCCGGTGGCCCCGGTCCGGGAAGGGCGCGTCGTAGGCGGCGCATTCCGGCAGCGACAGCTGCGGGTTGCCGCGGGCGAACAGGCGGCCGACGTCGAACTCCGGGTGCTTCGCGCACATCTCGCGCCAGGCCAGGAAACCGGGACTGAGCGGGGTGTCGCCCGTGCCCAGCAGGGTGTTCATCACCAGCAGGCCGCGGTAGCGCTGCGGCGCCTCCATCGGCAGCGTCAGGCCGAGCAGCCCGCCCCAGTCCTGCACCACCAGCACCACGTTGCGCAGGTCGAGGCGCTCGACGAATTCGAGCAGCACCTGCCGATGCCAGCCGAAGCGGTGGAAGGCGTCCTTTTTCGGCTTGTCGCTCTTGCCGAAGCCGACCAGGTCCGGCGCCACCACCCGGTCGCCCGCTGCCAGGAACACCGGGATCATTTTCCGGTACAGGTAGCTCCACGACGGATTGCCGTGCAGGCACAGCCAGGTCAGCGGCGCCTCGCGCGGGCCCTCGTCCAGGAAATGCAGGCGCAGGCCGGCGAGCGACGGCAGGTCGCTCAGGTAGTGGGGTGCCCAGGGGTAGTCCGGCAGGCCGGCGAAGCGATCGTCGGGCGTGCGCAGCGCGTCCTCGCGCAGGGGCTGGCCATTGGCGCGGGCCTCCTGCCGGCGCTGCAGGAAGAAACCGGACAGCCTGCGGCTGCAGTCGTCTCCCAGCACGCCGCCGTGCACCTGGGTGCGGTGGTTCAGGCGGCGCTCGGCGAACAGGTCCACCACCGAGCCGGCCGCGCCCGCCTTCGGATCGGCGGCGCCGTAGACCACCCGCGCCAGCCGGGCGTGCAGCATGGCGCCGCTGCACATGGCGCAGGGCTCCAGCGTGACGAACAGTTCGCAGCCGTCGAGGCGGTAGTTGCCGACCGCCGCGGCCGCCTCGCGCAAGGCGACGATCTCGGCGTGGGCGGTCGGATCGTGACCCGCGATCGGCCGGTTGTAGCCGCGGCCGATCACCTGGCCGTCGCGCACCACCACGGCGCCGATCGGCACCTCGCCGGCCTGCGCGGCCAGCGCGGCCTGCTCGAGGGCCGCTTGCATGAAGGCGGCGTCCTGCCCGGCGTCCATCGGGTCGTCGGTGCTCAGGCCGCCGGGATGCCGGCCCGCTCCATCCAGCCGGCCAGCTCGCGTTCGCGCTCGT
The sequence above is a segment of the Ramlibacter tataouinensis genome. Coding sequences within it:
- a CDS encoding TRAP transporter small permease, with amino-acid sequence MRWLEYLEEGLVIVLMAAMTLVTFMQVVARYVFNYSFVWALEITGVMFAWLIFIGMSYGVRVGAHIGVDLLVRSLGRNAARAVGAVAAALCIVYALIVAWGGWQYVSKMHDVGILMQDIPIPQWIPRLVVPLGFALLAFRFAQVLWRSLSGQEVHLLGDEAQEALKLQEEEGAGGRK
- a CDS encoding TRAP transporter large permease gives rise to the protein MTIAVLFILLFVFMVLGMPIAIALGLSSLATILLFAQDSLASLSLKLYETSEHYTLLAIPFFILGGSFMTTGGVARRMIRFANACIGHLRGGLAMASVMACMLFAAVSGSSPATVVAVGSIVIAGMVKAGYPQSFAAGVICNAGTLGILIPPSIVMVVYGAATETSVGKLFMAGVIPGILLGLCLMVAIYIRARILDLPRQPRATLRDVLTSGRDSLWGLLLVVIILGGIYGGIFTPTEAAAVAAVYAFIIAVFVYRDIGMRDVPRVLLESGKVTIMLMFIVANALLFAHVLTTERIPQTIAETIVGWGMPAWQFLVVVNILLLIAGMFMEPTGIILILAPILFPIAMRLGIDPVHLGIIMVVNLEIGMVTPPVGLNLFVTAGITRMTIMTVARAALPWTLVLLAFLIFVTYVPSVTLLLPNLLF
- the tadA gene encoding tRNA adenosine(34) deaminase TadA → MDAGQDAAFMQAALEQAALAAQAGEVPIGAVVVRDGQVIGRGYNRPIAGHDPTAHAEIVALREAAAAVGNYRLDGCELFVTLEPCAMCSGAMLHARLARVVYGAADPKAGAAGSVVDLFAERRLNHRTQVHGGVLGDDCSRRLSGFFLQRRQEARANGQPLREDALRTPDDRFAGLPDYPWAPHYLSDLPSLAGLRLHFLDEGPREAPLTWLCLHGNPSWSYLYRKMIPVFLAAGDRVVAPDLVGFGKSDKPKKDAFHRFGWHRQVLLEFVERLDLRNVVLVVQDWGGLLGLTLPMEAPQRYRGLLVMNTLLGTGDTPLSPGFLAWREMCAKHPEFDVGRLFARGNPQLSLPECAAYDAPFPDRGHRAALRAFPPMVPDSPAADGAELSRRARDFWRGEWQGRSFMAIGAQDPVLGVPVMNELRTQIRGCPEPMVVAQGGHFVQEHGEAVAKRAVGYFHAS
- a CDS encoding LD-carboxypeptidase: MSHIYVYSPSSAVRDKAAVRRGIARLKAMGHEVEVDPAAFAVHMRFAGDDDTRLAAIGRAAASGADIALITRGGYGLTRLLPRLPYKAIAKSVAKGTNWVGLSDFTALQAALLAKTGAVTWAGPAMGEDFGPEGGADEIMQACFDDLLSGQGEGAGWQLPAAERVDAMRPVHGTLWGGNLAILAGLAGTPWLPAIKGGILFIEDVHEHPYRVERMLTQLLYAGVLGQQKAIVFGHFTNYKPAPHDRGFKLKTVVDWLRTQVRAPVFTGLPFGHVPTKVALPVGAEVHLAVEGRDAFLLWGHRH
- the ftsH gene encoding ATP-dependent zinc metalloprotease FtsH, giving the protein MPPRNAWLVFIAIVLGNYLLVRLLFPGAGEPVSVPYTVFKAEAGKRNVEVIYSRGTSIEGRFAAPVTWPTPAEVASGQENKPPAPRRWQQVQPQTSAVFTTELPAFVDPGLEQYLIEHGVEISAVPIREGSGWATLLFGFGPAILIIAFYVWLYRRAAQGGGMGMGGLMGIGRSKARRYDVEGAQRVTFDDVAGIDEAENELVEVVDFLRSPDKYTRLGGSAPKGVLLVGSPGTGKTLLAKAVAGEAGVPFFSMSAAEFVEMIVGVGAARVRDLFKQAREHAPAIIFIDEIDAIGHARGPMAIGGASEQEQTLQQILTEMDGFTGREGIIVLAATNQPDVLDRALLRPGRFDRRVVVNLPDKVGREAILKVHTRKVPLAADAHLADLASATPGFSGADLKNLVNEAALLAARRDELEVRHKDFLDALEKIVLGPERPLLLGPEDRERIAYHESGHAILGLVMPGADPVHRVSIVPRGQSLGVTYQRPATDRYNYPEAYLRARIVGMLGGRAAEEVVYGTRTTGAENDIEQATQLARGMVTRWGMSDAIGMVQLAPRQNPYLGGPAGFVGGDKPFSEDTARLVDAEVSRIINECHEQAKRLLREHRPALDALVKALLERETVGEREILQATGLPPAPELPGRPLPA
- a CDS encoding VTT domain-containing protein, producing MLLQPGRNCWRIEQARRLAFLVDGADYFAAVRSAISRARHSVFILGWDIDTDIELVPGGADDGWPRALGPFLREVVHRNRELRMHVLCWDFAVVMAGDRKWFPLYKLGWRAGPHPRLHFKLDARHPPSGSHHQKVVVVDDAVAFVGGLDLTHGRWDTPEHRREQPHRRDVQGRQARPNHDVQALVDGDAARALGELCRQRWARLGERTPPLGGPASHDPWPPQVRPEATDLPVAIARTDPGWPSWPAVEEIRQLYLDGIAAARRTLYLENQYFSSSGVGAALEERLRSPAAPDVLVVSRLTEEGWLEARTMGALRGRLHQRLQAADSLGRYRLFYPHIPELDAAQLLNVHSKVLVVDDELCSVGSANFNNRSMGFDTECNLVIEAGGNERIRRAIAGLRDRLLGEHLDVPAAAVAEAIASQGGRLVPAVESLRRPGRTLLPIDPPVTPELEMILPAGALIDPERPADPEVLMQEFVPPDLARSMAGRVIGFALVLAGITLFAIAWRWTPLREWLAPVPLRALSEAPAAPLALLGAYVMAGLLGMPLSLLIVATCFAYDPLAAALFATGGALLSATANYAAGRLIGRSAVRRIAGARLNEITRRLARNGPLAVAALRLLPLASFAKLNLVAGASHVRLRDFLVGTAVGLVPPIALALLLAGRVRRVLEQPDALNWSLLALAAAAMAALVVAVWRRFGVATYGSARSR
- a CDS encoding TRAP transporter substrate-binding protein, translating into MPIEHPSRRKVLVTGAAVAGAVAVPFIASAQSPLVVKFSHVVADQTPKGQGAVKFKEVAEKKLPGKVQVQVFPNSQLFGDAKELEALLLGDVHFIAPSLSKFDRYTKKIQVFDLPFLFDDMEAVDHFQSTAQGKALLDAMVGRGLRGLAYWHNGLKQLSTNRDKLTRPEDVKGLKFRIQASDVLEAQFRALGANPQKMAFAEVYQALQTGVVDGQENTWSNIYSQKFHEVQKTIAETNHGVIDYMVVTNAKWWDGLAADVRKGLSEAMAEATAHSNKLAAEINESDKKKIADAGKAKIQKLSKDDVAAWRKAMEPVWKKFEGDIGADLIAAAQKSNK
- a CDS encoding CaiB/BaiF CoA transferase family protein; the protein is MTRPLDGITVVSLEHAIAAPFCTRQLADLGARVIKIERPGMGDFARAYDSRVKGLASHFVWTNRSKESLTLDLKQPGALAVLWQLVARADVLVQNLAPGAAARMGLGYDALRQQHPRLVVCDISGYGEDGPYRDKKAYDLLIQSEAGFLSVTGTPEDPSKAGISVADIAAGMYAYTSILSALLLRDKTGEGSHVDVSMLESLAEWMSFPLYYAFDGAAPPPRAGASHASIYPYGPFQAGDGGTVMLGLQNEREWKAFCEGVLQDASLAADPRFASNAARNEHRDELRALILATFAGLATQDVLDRLEQAQIANARMNDMAGLWAHPQLAARQRWRQVQSPAGALPALLPPGRTDRFEHRMDPVPAIGEHTDAILRELGLAEAEIAGLRHSGAI